From the Helicobacter pylori genome, one window contains:
- a CDS encoding glycosyltransferase family 8 protein, producing MDTQNLPDQIIPIFMSFDKNYVLGAGVSLYSLLSHASRHTSTIDFSPLNQNNKLLGANIVYKIHCLVKGVTLEQQNKLLKTIEPFKKFASLEFININSLDHSIESYLNESCSKRYGGLLVLCRLLLASLFPNYSKIISIDVDTVFLGDVASAYFALDNEPTKLLGMVRDTFSHLPFEAFCRFIERTCKNFKIDLSRFSQNELKRIHQGFNMGFLVANLDLWRENGFEKIALEFLKNRGKDLFYPEQCLINMVFWKRVLELPIYYNCYSDSFKEHYPKNIVMLHFIKYKPWRSVSSLNGRLICYEAEASFWLANLFCTPFKNDFFKERLEMAKDQQMQSFKTHIRSKTIRDYFYFRIKNILKSFCKTKH from the coding sequence ATGGATACGCAAAACTTACCCGATCAAATTATCCCTATTTTTATGAGTTTTGATAAAAATTACGTGCTAGGGGCAGGCGTGAGCCTTTATTCGTTACTCTCCCATGCGAGCAGGCACACGAGCACGATAGATTTTAGCCCTCTCAATCAAAACAACAAACTTTTAGGCGCTAACATCGTGTATAAAATCCATTGTTTGGTTAAAGGGGTAACTTTAGAGCAGCAAAACAAGCTTTTAAAAACCATTGAGCCTTTTAAAAAATTCGCTTCATTAGAGTTTATCAATATCAATTCGCTCGATCATTCCATAGAAAGCTATCTCAATGAGTCTTGCTCCAAGCGTTATGGCGGGCTTCTTGTTTTGTGCCGGCTCTTGCTCGCTTCATTATTCCCTAATTATTCTAAAATCATTTCCATAGATGTGGATACGGTGTTTTTAGGCGATGTTGCAAGCGCTTATTTTGCGCTGGATAACGAACCCACTAAATTGCTTGGCATGGTGAGAGACACTTTTTCCCACCTTCCTTTTGAAGCTTTTTGTCGTTTTATTGAGCGAACATGCAAGAATTTTAAAATTGATCTTTCGCGCTTTAGCCAAAACGAATTAAAACGCATCCATCAAGGCTTTAACATGGGCTTTTTGGTGGCGAATTTGGATTTGTGGCGCGAAAATGGGTTTGAAAAAATCGCTTTGGAGTTTTTGAAAAATAGAGGGAAAGACCTTTTTTACCCTGAGCAGTGTTTAATCAATATGGTGTTTTGGAAACGCGTTTTAGAATTGCCTATTTATTATAATTGCTATTCTGATTCTTTCAAAGAGCACTACCCTAAAAACATCGTCATGCTCCATTTCATCAAATACAAGCCCTGGCGTTCTGTGAGTTCTTTAAACGGGCGTTTGATTTGCTATGAAGCTGAAGCGAGTTTTTGGCTCGCCAACCTTTTTTGCACCCCTTTTAAAAACGATTTTTTTAAAGAACGCCTTGAAATGGCTAAAGACCAACAAATGCAATCTTTTAAAACCCACATAAGATCAAAAACGATTAGGGATTATTTTTATTTTAGGATAAAAAATATTTTGAAGTCCTTTTGTAAGACTAAACATTAA
- a CDS encoding RNA-binding S4 domain-containing protein has protein sequence MRIDKFLQSVGLVKRRVLATDMCNVGAVWLNGSCAKPSKEVKTGDVISLHYLKGIEEYTILQIPTLKNVPRKDTHLYIAPKTKE, from the coding sequence ATGCGAATAGACAAATTTTTACAATCAGTGGGTTTAGTGAAGCGGCGCGTTTTAGCGACAGATATGTGCAACGTAGGGGCGGTGTGGCTCAATGGGAGTTGTGCTAAGCCCAGTAAAGAAGTGAAAACAGGCGATGTGATTAGCTTGCATTATTTAAAAGGGATAGAAGAATACACGATTTTACAAATCCCCACTTTAAAAAATGTGCCACGAAAAGACACGCACCTTTATATCGCTCCTAAAACAAAAGAATAA
- the queF gene encoding preQ(1) synthase yields the protein MTPESNLKSLGAKTPYIFEYNSDLLEAFPNPNPNLDPLITLECKEFTSLCPITSQPDFGVIFIRYIPKDKMVESKSLKLYLFSYRNHGSFHESCINTILLDLVQLLEPKYLEVYGDFVSRGGIAIKPFVNYAIKEYQDFKEKRLLDAK from the coding sequence ATGACCCCTGAATCAAACCTCAAATCCTTAGGCGCTAAAACGCCCTATATTTTTGAATACAACAGCGATTTACTAGAGGCTTTCCCTAACCCAAACCCCAATTTAGACCCCCTAATCACCCTAGAATGCAAGGAATTTACAAGCCTTTGTCCGATCACTTCCCAGCCGGATTTTGGCGTGATTTTTATCCGCTACATCCCTAAAGATAAAATGGTAGAAAGCAAGTCTCTAAAACTCTACTTGTTCAGTTACAGAAACCATGGGAGTTTTCATGAGAGCTGTATCAATACGATTTTATTAGATTTAGTCCAATTGCTAGAGCCAAAGTATTTGGAAGTGTATGGGGATTTTGTTTCTAGAGGGGGGATTGCGATCAAGCCCTTTGTGAATTATGCGATCAAAGAATACCAGGACTTTAAAGAAAAACGCCTTTTGGATGCGAAATAA
- the miaA gene encoding tRNA (adenosine(37)-N6)-dimethylallyltransferase MiaA, protein MALLGPSGSGKSSLSIELAQELDAEIFSLDSLSIYKDINIASAKPSLKERKNIKHYALDYLNIDEKNNAPLFKTLLEDAIKVSQKEILLIVGGSSFYLKSILEGLSSMPKLSDEEVVKIEREISALADPYIFLKSIDPNMAFKIHPNDTYRIHKALEIFYATHTPPSEYFKANPKKPFEHAISLFALSIEKTALHNNIKQRTKNMLDCGLIEEIKALYTQYPKDSQPFKAIGVKESVLYLEKRLTLKELEEAIVSNTMKLAKRQNTFNKTQFNNLYMGGVEEVRHAILKHSKSDTRER, encoded by the coding sequence ATCGCGCTTTTAGGGCCTAGCGGGAGCGGCAAAAGCTCTCTTTCCATTGAATTAGCCCAAGAATTAGATGCTGAAATCTTTTCTTTGGATTCTTTGAGTATTTATAAAGACATTAATATCGCTTCGGCTAAACCGAGTTTAAAAGAGCGAAAAAATATCAAACATTACGCCCTAGACTACCTTAACATTGATGAAAAAAATAACGCCCCCCTTTTTAAAACCCTTTTAGAGGACGCCATTAAAGTATCCCAAAAAGAAATTTTACTCATTGTGGGAGGGAGCAGTTTTTACCTCAAATCCATTTTAGAAGGTTTGAGTAGCATGCCAAAACTGAGCGATGAAGAGGTTGTAAAAATAGAGCGAGAAATCAGCGCCCTAGCTGACCCTTATATATTTTTAAAATCCATTGACCCTAACATGGCTTTTAAAATCCATCCAAACGACACTTACCGCATCCATAAGGCTTTAGAAATCTTTTATGCCACCCACACGCCCCCAAGCGAGTATTTCAAGGCTAACCCTAAAAAACCCTTTGAGCATGCCATCTCCTTATTCGCTCTGTCTATTGAAAAAACCGCACTCCATAACAACATCAAACAGCGCACCAAGAACATGCTTGATTGCGGCCTTATTGAAGAAATCAAAGCCCTCTATACCCAATACCCTAAAGATTCGCAGCCTTTTAAAGCCATAGGCGTTAAAGAGAGCGTTCTTTATTTAGAAAAACGACTCACTTTAAAGGAGCTAGAAGAAGCGATTGTTTCTAACACCATGAAATTAGCCAAGCGCCAAAACACTTTCAATAAAACCCAATTCAATAACCTTTATATGGGGGGCGTTGAAGAAGTTAGGCATGCGATTTTAAAACACTCAAAAAGCGATACAAGGGAGCGATAA
- the fliQ gene encoding flagellar biosynthesis protein FliQ: protein MESQLMKLAIETYKITLMISLPVLLAGLVVGLLVSIFQATTQINEMTLSFVPKILAVIGVLILTMPWMTNMLLDYTKTLIKLIPKIIG from the coding sequence ATGGAATCACAACTCATGAAACTCGCCATTGAGACTTATAAAATCACTTTGATGATTTCTTTACCGGTATTGCTAGCGGGCTTAGTGGTGGGGCTATTAGTCAGTATTTTTCAAGCGACCACTCAAATCAATGAAATGACCTTGTCTTTTGTGCCTAAGATTTTAGCCGTGATTGGGGTGCTGATTTTAACCATGCCGTGGATGACTAACATGCTTTTAGATTACACTAAAACCTTAATCAAGCTCATTCCTAAAATCATAGGCTAA
- the rsfS gene encoding ribosome silencing factor, whose product MNQRIEMITALLDEKKAFDITHIDLSKTPYLVEDVIIATTLANKHALSLLDVLKNTLKPLGEVFYQIDESNEEWIILDLGDLMIHLFTEECRKKFDLEGFLNAYKRGLPYQNA is encoded by the coding sequence ATGAACCAACGCATAGAAATGATTACGGCTTTATTAGATGAAAAAAAGGCTTTTGATATTACGCACATTGATTTATCCAAAACCCCCTATTTGGTAGAAGATGTCATTATCGCCACCACGCTAGCGAATAAGCATGCCCTTTCTTTATTAGATGTGCTTAAAAACACCCTTAAGCCGTTAGGCGAAGTCTTTTACCAAATAGATGAGTCTAATGAAGAGTGGATCATTTTGGATTTAGGGGATTTGATGATCCATCTTTTCACCGAAGAATGCCGTAAAAAATTTGATTTAGAAGGGTTTTTGAACGCTTATAAAAGAGGGCTTCCTTATCAAAACGCCTAA
- the ileS gene encoding isoleucine--tRNA ligase, translating into MKEYKDTLNLNETTFSMKGNLSVNEPKTYAKWQEQQAFKRMQNRKDNHGNFTLHDGPPYANGHLHLGHALNKILKDIVVKREYFKGKKIYYTPGWDCHGLPIEQQILEQLEKEKTSLENPTLFREKCRDHAKKFLEIQKNEFLQLGVLGDFEDPYKTMDFKFEASIYRALVGVAKKGLLKERHKPIYWSYACESALAEAEVEYKMKKSPSIFVAFDLKKEGLEKLKVKKASLVIWTTTPWTLYANVAIALKKDAVYALTQKGYLVAKALHEKLAALGVVDNAITHEFNSNDLEYLVATNPLNQRDSLVVLGDHVSLEDGTGAVHTAPGHGEEDYYLGLKYHLEVLMSVDEKGCYDEGIIHNRLLDESYLGEHIFKAQKRIIEQLGDSLLLEREIEHSYPHCWRTHKPVIYRATTQWFILMDEPFMQNDGSQKTLREVALNAIEKVEFVPSSGKNRLKTMIENRPDWCLSRQRKWGVPLAFFIDKRTNKPCFESEVLEHVANLFEEKGCDVWWEYNIKDLLPHSYQDNAKHYEKVMHILDVWFDSGSTFKAVLEDYHGEKGQSPSDVVLEGSDQHRGWFQSSLLIGCVLNNQAPFKKVITHGFIVDEKGEKMSKSKGNVVSLDNLLKKHGSDVVRLWVAFNDYQNDLRVSQTFFIQTEQHYKKFRNTLKFLLANFSDMDLKNLERPHDFSPLDHFILEALETISAGVNSAFEEHDLVKGLNILMAFVTNELSGIYLDACKDSLYCDSKNNEKRQAIQMVLLAVASQLCYFLAPILTHTIEEVLEHSQVLRAFLQAKDVFDLKGISVLEKLHLKEFKKPENFEAVLALRSAFNEELDRLKKEGVVKNSLECAIEVEEKALRENLIEELLMVSFVGVAKEKLSETPAFTLFKAPFYKCPRCWRFKSELENTPCKRCEEVLKER; encoded by the coding sequence ATGAAAGAATACAAAGACACCTTAAACTTAAACGAAACCACCTTTTCTATGAAAGGGAATTTGAGCGTCAATGAGCCTAAAACTTACGCCAAATGGCAAGAACAACAAGCGTTCAAACGCATGCAAAATAGGAAAGATAACCATGGGAATTTCACTTTGCATGACGGGCCGCCTTATGCGAACGGGCATTTGCATTTAGGGCATGCCTTAAATAAGATTTTAAAAGACATTGTCGTTAAAAGGGAATATTTTAAGGGGAAGAAAATCTATTACACGCCCGGTTGGGATTGCCATGGCTTACCCATTGAGCAGCAAATTTTAGAACAATTGGAAAAAGAAAAAACGAGCCTAGAAAACCCCACGCTGTTTAGAGAAAAGTGCCGAGATCATGCGAAGAAATTTTTAGAAATCCAAAAGAATGAGTTTTTGCAATTAGGCGTTTTGGGGGATTTTGAAGATCCTTATAAAACCATGGATTTTAAATTTGAAGCGAGCATTTATAGGGCTTTAGTGGGAGTGGCTAAAAAAGGGCTTTTGAAAGAGCGCCACAAGCCTATTTATTGGAGTTATGCATGCGAGAGCGCTTTAGCGGAAGCTGAAGTGGAATACAAGATGAAAAAATCACCCTCCATTTTCGTGGCGTTTGATTTGAAAAAGGAGGGTTTAGAAAAATTAAAAGTCAAAAAAGCGAGCTTGGTGATTTGGACGACCACGCCTTGGACTTTGTATGCGAATGTGGCGATCGCTTTGAAAAAAGACGCTGTTTATGCACTCACCCAAAAAGGCTATTTAGTCGCTAAAGCCTTGCATGAAAAATTAGCCGCTTTAGGGGTGGTGGATAATGCGATCACGCATGAATTTAATTCCAATGATTTAGAATATTTAGTGGCTACAAACCCGCTCAATCAAAGGGATTCGCTGGTGGTTTTAGGGGATCATGTGAGTTTAGAAGATGGCACAGGAGCCGTGCATACCGCGCCCGGGCATGGTGAAGAGGACTACTATCTGGGCTTAAAATACCATTTAGAAGTGTTAATGTCTGTAGATGAAAAGGGTTGCTATGATGAGGGCATTATCCATAACCGATTATTAGATGAAAGCTATTTGGGCGAACACATTTTTAAGGCTCAAAAACGCATTATAGAGCAATTGGGCGATTCTTTATTGTTAGAGCGAGAGATTGAGCATTCCTACCCGCATTGCTGGAGGACGCACAAGCCTGTGATTTACAGAGCGACCACGCAATGGTTTATTTTAATGGATGAGCCTTTCATGCAAAATGATGGCTCTCAAAAAACCTTAAGAGAAGTGGCTTTGAATGCGATTGAAAAGGTGGAATTTGTGCCAAGTAGCGGGAAAAACCGCCTAAAAACCATGATAGAAAACCGCCCTGATTGGTGCTTGAGCCGGCAAAGAAAATGGGGCGTGCCACTGGCCTTTTTCATAGACAAACGCACGAATAAGCCTTGTTTTGAGAGCGAAGTTTTAGAGCATGTGGCGAATCTTTTTGAAGAGAAAGGTTGCGATGTGTGGTGGGAATATAACATAAAAGATTTATTGCCCCATAGCTATCAAGATAACGCCAAGCATTACGAAAAAGTCATGCACATTTTAGACGTGTGGTTTGATAGCGGTAGCACCTTTAAGGCGGTTTTAGAAGACTATCATGGGGAAAAAGGGCAAAGCCCTAGCGATGTGGTTTTAGAAGGGAGCGATCAGCATAGGGGGTGGTTTCAAAGCTCGCTTTTAATCGGTTGTGTTTTAAATAATCAAGCCCCTTTTAAAAAGGTCATTACGCATGGCTTTATCGTCGATGAAAAGGGCGAAAAAATGAGTAAATCTAAGGGCAATGTGGTGTCTTTGGATAATTTACTCAAAAAGCATGGGAGCGATGTGGTGCGCTTGTGGGTGGCGTTTAATGACTATCAAAACGATTTGAGAGTCTCTCAAACCTTTTTCATTCAAACAGAACAGCATTATAAAAAATTCCGTAACACCCTTAAATTCTTACTCGCTAATTTTAGCGATATGGATCTCAAGAATTTAGAACGCCCCCATGACTTTAGTCCTTTAGATCATTTTATATTAGAGGCTTTAGAAACGATAAGCGCTGGAGTCAATAGCGCGTTTGAAGAGCATGATTTGGTGAAGGGCTTGAATATTTTAATGGCGTTTGTTACCAATGAATTGAGCGGGATTTATTTAGACGCTTGTAAGGATAGCTTGTATTGCGATAGCAAAAATAATGAAAAACGCCAAGCCATTCAAATGGTCTTACTCGCTGTGGCTAGTCAATTGTGCTACTTTTTAGCCCCGATTTTAACGCACACGATTGAAGAAGTTTTAGAGCATAGCCAAGTGTTGCGCGCGTTTTTACAAGCCAAAGATGTGTTTGATTTAAAAGGCATTAGCGTTTTAGAAAAACTCCACCTTAAAGAGTTTAAAAAACCAGAAAATTTTGAAGCCGTTTTGGCCTTGCGCTCTGCCTTTAATGAAGAGTTAGACCGATTGAAAAAAGAAGGCGTGGTTAAAAATTCGTTAGAATGCGCTATTGAGGTGGAAGAAAAAGCGTTGCGTGAAAATTTGATAGAAGAATTGCTGATGGTGAGCTTTGTGGGGGTTGCAAAAGAAAAATTGAGCGAGACGCCAGCATTCACGCTCTTTAAAGCCCCCTTTTATAAATGCCCCAGGTGTTGGCGTTTTAAAAGCGAGTTAGAAAACACCCCTTGCAAGCGCTGCGAAGAGGTTTTGAAAGAGCGATGA
- a CDS encoding CpaF/VirB11 family protein has product METLQTHRVLQALIGHFTPFLESGITELIINTEQELWLYKVNNTREKRGHALFNKAFLLRFCEQLASFRGLFFDEEHPTLNCSIPFTRYRVSANHFSITANNQITLNIRVPRLKPLSLDDFTFKASNPESLKNLALKGHNILISGETSSGKTSLLNALLDCVNKDERVVSVEDSQELDLKAFSNCVGLLVGKQENTRFNYEDALNMAMRLNPDRLIVGEIDTRNAALFLRLGNTGHKGMLSTIHANSAQNTLEALSLNLSMRYTHSLDKDLMRAYFKSAIDVIVHVNRINDERQIAEVLWTKEL; this is encoded by the coding sequence TTGGAAACTTTACAAACTCATAGAGTTTTACAAGCCCTAATCGGCCATTTCACCCCATTTTTAGAAAGCGGGATCACAGAGCTTATCATCAATACCGAGCAAGAGCTTTGGCTTTATAAAGTCAATAACACACGAGAAAAAAGAGGGCATGCGCTTTTTAATAAGGCGTTTTTACTCAGATTTTGCGAGCAATTGGCCAGTTTTAGGGGGTTGTTTTTTGATGAAGAGCACCCCACTTTAAATTGCTCTATCCCTTTCACGCGCTATAGGGTGAGCGCGAATCATTTTAGCATCACTGCGAACAATCAAATCACGCTCAATATCCGTGTGCCTAGGCTTAAGCCCTTAAGTTTAGACGATTTCACTTTCAAAGCAAGCAATCCAGAAAGTTTGAAAAATTTAGCCCTAAAAGGGCATAACATTCTCATTAGTGGGGAGACTTCAAGCGGTAAAACAAGCTTATTAAACGCTCTTTTAGATTGCGTCAATAAAGATGAAAGGGTGGTGAGCGTTGAAGACAGCCAAGAACTGGATTTAAAGGCGTTCAGCAATTGCGTGGGGCTTTTAGTGGGCAAGCAAGAGAACACGCGCTTTAATTATGAAGACGCTCTCAATATGGCCATGCGCTTAAACCCGGACAGGCTCATTGTGGGCGAGATTGACACCAGGAATGCGGCGCTCTTTTTGCGTTTAGGAAACACCGGGCATAAGGGCATGCTCTCAACCATTCATGCTAATAGTGCTCAAAACACTTTAGAAGCCCTTTCATTGAATTTGAGCATGCGTTATACGCATTCTTTGGATAAGGATTTGATGCGCGCATATTTTAAGAGCGCGATTGATGTGATCGTGCATGTGAATAGAATCAATGATGAGCGCCAGATCGCTGAAGTCTTATGGACTAAAGAGCTTTAA
- a CDS encoding adenine-specific methyltransferase EcoRI family protein: MSRKATNQILQKAKKLKSDEFYTQLVDIENELQYYKQHFKNKVVFCNCDDARVSNFFKYFFVHFQELGLKKLISACYVESKIFSTSNQNSKGFYCEYEGKKDWQTTINELNFFKGDGDFRSKESIQLLKEADIVVTNPPFSLFREFVTQLIEHSKKFLIIGNINAITYKNIFNLIKNNKVWLGMHLGRGISSFIVPRHYELYGTETKIDSLGNRLISPNNCLWLTNLDYKKRHEILPLTKKYNKNKYELYDNFDGINVNRTTDIPLDYRGSMGVPITFLHKFNPEQFEIIGFRKGNDGKDLSVNGKCPYFRVLIRHKKDY, encoded by the coding sequence ATGTCAAGAAAAGCGACTAATCAAATATTGCAAAAAGCTAAGAAACTAAAAAGCGATGAATTTTATACACAATTGGTAGATATAGAAAACGAGTTACAATACTATAAACAACATTTTAAGAATAAGGTTGTTTTTTGCAATTGTGATGACGCAAGGGTAAGTAATTTTTTTAAATACTTTTTTGTTCATTTTCAAGAACTAGGGCTTAAAAAATTGATTTCTGCTTGTTATGTGGAATCAAAAATATTTAGCACTAGCAACCAAAACTCAAAAGGATTTTATTGCGAATATGAAGGGAAAAAGGATTGGCAAACAACCATTAATGAGTTGAATTTTTTCAAAGGAGATGGTGATTTTCGCAGTAAGGAGAGCATTCAATTGCTAAAAGAAGCAGATATTGTAGTAACTAATCCACCTTTTTCGCTTTTTAGAGAGTTTGTAACGCAATTGATCGAACACAGCAAGAAGTTTTTGATTATTGGAAACATCAATGCAATTACATACAAAAATATTTTTAATCTAATTAAAAATAATAAAGTATGGTTAGGCATGCATCTTGGTCGAGGAATTTCAAGTTTTATTGTTCCAAGACATTATGAACTTTATGGCACAGAAACTAAAATTGATAGCTTAGGTAATCGCTTAATCTCTCCTAATAATTGCTTATGGCTCACAAATTTGGATTATAAAAAAAGGCATGAGATATTGCCACTCACAAAAAAATACAATAAAAATAAGTATGAGTTGTATGATAATTTTGATGGAATTAATGTGAATAGAACCACAGATATACCTTTGGACTATAGGGGTTCTATGGGAGTACCTATAACTTTTTTACACAAGTTTAATCCTGAGCAGTTTGAGATTATTGGTTTTAGGAAAGGAAATGATGGCAAGGATTTGTCCGTGAATGGTAAATGCCCCTATTTTAGAGTTTTAATTAGACATAAAAAAGATTACTAA
- the fliI gene encoding flagellar protein export ATPase FliI — MPLKSLKNRLNQHFDLSPRYGSVKKIMPNIVYADGFNPSVGDVVKIEKSDGSECVGMVVVAEKEQFGFTPFNFIEGARAGDKVLFLKEGLNFPVGRNLLGRVLNPLGQVIDNKGALDYERLAPVITTPIAPLKRGLIDEVFSVGVKSIDGLLTCGKGQKLGIFAGSGVGKSTLMGMITRGCLASIKVIALIGERGREIPEFIEKNLKGDLSSCVLVVATSDDSPLMRKYGAFCAMSVAEYFKNQGLDVLFIMDSVTRFAMAQREIGLALGEPPTSKGYPPSALSLLPQLMERAGKEENKGSITAFFSVLVEGDDLSDPIADQARSILDGHIVLSRELTDYGIYPPINILNSASRVAKDIISESQNLCARKFRRLYALLKENEMLIRIGSYQMGNDKELDEAIKKKALMEQFLAQDENALQPFEQSFQQLEEILR; from the coding sequence ATGCCCCTAAAATCCTTAAAAAACCGCTTGAATCAGCATTTTGATCTATCGCCTCGCTATGGGAGCGTGAAAAAAATCATGCCCAATATCGTTTATGCGGATGGTTTTAACCCGTCTGTGGGCGATGTGGTGAAGATTGAAAAAAGCGATGGCAGCGAATGCGTGGGGATGGTGGTGGTGGCAGAAAAAGAGCAGTTTGGTTTCACGCCCTTTAACTTTATAGAGGGGGCTAGGGCTGGCGATAAGGTGCTGTTTTTAAAAGAGGGGTTGAATTTCCCTGTGGGCCGTAATCTTTTAGGGAGGGTGCTTAACCCTTTAGGGCAAGTCATTGACAATAAGGGGGCGCTAGATTATGAACGATTAGCGCCTGTGATCACAACGCCTATAGCCCCTTTAAAAAGAGGTTTGATTGATGAGGTTTTTAGCGTGGGGGTGAAGAGCATTGATGGGCTTTTGACTTGCGGTAAGGGGCAAAAACTGGGCATTTTTGCCGGCTCTGGGGTGGGTAAATCCACGCTAATGGGCATGATCACTAGGGGTTGCTTAGCGTCCATTAAAGTGATCGCTTTGATTGGGGAAAGGGGCAGAGAAATCCCTGAATTTATAGAGAAAAACTTAAAAGGGGATTTAAGCTCTTGCGTGTTGGTGGTCGCCACGAGCGATGATAGCCCTTTGATGCGGAAATACGGGGCCTTTTGCGCGATGAGCGTGGCGGAGTATTTTAAAAACCAAGGGCTAGATGTGTTGTTTATCATGGATTCAGTGACTCGTTTCGCTATGGCTCAAAGAGAAATCGGTTTGGCCTTAGGCGAACCGCCCACTTCCAAAGGCTACCCCCCATCCGCGCTTTCTTTATTGCCTCAATTAATGGAGAGAGCGGGCAAGGAAGAAAATAAGGGGAGCATCACGGCTTTTTTTAGCGTGCTAGTAGAGGGCGATGATTTGAGCGATCCCATAGCCGATCAGGCCAGGAGTATTTTAGACGGGCATATTGTTTTGAGTAGGGAATTGACCGATTATGGGATCTACCCGCCTATTAATATTTTAAACTCCGCATCAAGGGTGGCTAAAGACATCATCAGCGAGTCTCAAAACCTTTGCGCGAGAAAATTCCGCCGTTTGTATGCGTTATTGAAAGAAAACGAAATGCTCATTCGCATCGGCTCTTATCAAATGGGGAATGATAAAGAGCTTGATGAAGCGATTAAGAAAAAGGCTTTAATGGAGCAATTTTTAGCGCAAGATGAAAACGCTTTGCAGCCTTTTGAACAAAGCTTTCAGCAATTAGAAGAAATCTTAAGATAA
- a CDS encoding UDP-N-acetylmuramate dehydrogenase — MLETIIDFSRYSSVKIGAPLKVSVLENDDEISQEHQIIGLANNLLIAPSAKNLALLGKNYDYICDHGGCVEIGGAANSSKIFNYFRAHDLGGLEFLGQLPGTLGALVKMNAGMKEFEIKNVLESACINDEWLGSEALGLSYRNSKFNGVVLRARFKKTHGFRQEVLKACQSMRKSHPKLPNFGSCFKNPPNDHAGRLLEGVGLRGYCLKRVGFAKEHANFLVNLGGAGFEEALDLIELAKTRVLQEYGIHLEEEVKILR; from the coding sequence ATGCTAGAAACTATCATTGATTTTTCTCGTTATAGCAGCGTGAAAATCGGTGCGCCTTTAAAAGTGAGCGTTTTAGAAAACGATGATGAAATTTCTCAAGAACACCAGATCATCGGTTTAGCGAACAACCTTTTAATCGCTCCTAGCGCGAAAAATCTCGCCCTTTTAGGCAAAAACTACGATTATATTTGCGATCATGGCGGATGCGTTGAAATAGGGGGGGCGGCCAACTCGTCTAAAATTTTTAATTATTTTAGGGCACATGATTTAGGGGGTTTGGAGTTTTTAGGGCAATTGCCTGGCACTTTAGGGGCGTTAGTTAAAATGAATGCCGGCATGAAAGAATTTGAAATCAAAAATGTTTTAGAAAGCGCTTGTATTAATGATGAATGGCTAGGGAGTGAAGCTTTGGGGTTGAGTTATCGCAATAGCAAATTCAATGGCGTTGTCTTAAGGGCGAGGTTTAAAAAAACGCATGGCTTTAGACAAGAAGTTTTAAAAGCGTGTCAAAGCATGCGCAAAAGCCACCCCAAATTGCCTAATTTTGGGAGCTGTTTCAAAAACCCGCCTAACGATCATGCGGGCAGGCTTTTAGAGGGCGTGGGCTTAAGGGGTTATTGTCTAAAAAGAGTGGGATTTGCTAAAGAGCATGCGAATTTTTTGGTGAATTTGGGGGGCGCAGGATTTGAAGAAGCCCTGGATTTGATAGAACTCGCCAAAACCAGAGTGTTACAAGAATACGGCATCCATTTAGAAGAAGAAGTGAAGATTTTAAGGTAG